One genomic segment of Musa acuminata AAA Group cultivar baxijiao chromosome BXJ3-3, Cavendish_Baxijiao_AAA, whole genome shotgun sequence includes these proteins:
- the LOC103978972 gene encoding DNA (cytosine-5)-methyltransferase DRM2 isoform X5, protein MDWTSDNEVNEEFEWDSDDEPTAAANPPTLPSEDILGPSNKACDAGPSRPVLASHFMGMGFSEDMVLKAIKENGEGDSEAILETLLTYAAIEKSPGKLDHSPSDCSLASWGNNLDDDDDDLCDVDDFEDEEFNMDLSAEDKKLLTLVEMGFSTKEASAAIHRCGPNSSILELADSIHAAEIAEKFESHLEESTYTKDEPGNYIYGCSRGKKRGLAEETSSKKRRFLTENESSMISIPKPMVGYGIPNQRMPKICRKLPESAIGPPYFYYENVALAPKGVWETISRFLYDIEPEFVDSKYFCAAARKRAYVHNLPIHDRFPLLPIPPKTIHEALPLTRKWWPSWDTRTQFNCLQTCIASAKLTERIRKELENYDDIPSLKTQQYVLNECRKWNLVWVGRHKVAPLEPDEIEMLLGFPRDHTRGGGISRTERYRSLGNSFQVDTVAYHLSVLKDMFPNGITLLSLFSGIGGAEVALHRLGIHLKTVVSVEISEVNRNLLKSWWEQTNQTGTLIELVDVQQLSSDKIEQLISTFGGFDLVVGGSPCNNLTGSNRHHRDGLEDLNSA, encoded by the exons ATG GACTGGACGAGTGATAACGAAGTTAACGAGGAGTTCGAGTGGGACAGCGACGACGAGCCGACGGCTGCAGCGAATCCTCCTACTCTGCCTTCTGAAGACATTCTTGGTCCATCCAACAAG GCTTGTGATGCTGGTCCTTCTCGCCCTGTGCTGGCTTCTCACTTTATGGGGATGGGATTTTCTGAAGATATGGTGTTGAAAGCCATCAAGGAAAACG GAGAAGGAGATTCTGAAGCTATACTAGAAACACTGCTTACATATGCG GCTATAGAAAAATCACCTGGAAAGCTTGATCATTCTCCTAGTGATTGTTCTTTAGCAAGCTGGGGAAACaacttggatgatgatgatgatgatctatGTGATGTTGATGACTTTGAAGATGAG GAGTTCAATATGGATCTTTCTGCAGAAGATAAGAAGTTGTTGACCCTAGTGGAGATGGGGTTTTCCACCAAAGAGGCATCTGCAGCCATTCATAGATGTG GTCCAAATTCTTCTATTTTGGAGCTAGCAGATTCCATACATGCTGCTGAGATAGCGGAAAAATTTGAGAGTCATTTGGAAGAATCAACTTACACCAAAGATGAG CCTGGAAATTATATTTATGGTTGTTCAAGAGGTAAGAAAAGGGGGCTTGCAGAGGAAACAAGCAGCAAAAAAAGACGTTTTTTAACTGAGAATGAGTCTTCTATGATCTCTATTCCCAAGCCAATGGTTGGATATGGCATTCCAAATCAAAGAATGCCTAAAATATGCAGAAAGCTACCTGAGTCAGCCATTGGTCCACCATATTTTTACTATGAGAATGTGGCCCTGGCACCAAAAGGAGTGTGGGAAACTATCTCACGCTTCTTATATGACATTGAGCCAGAATTTGTGGATTCAAAGTACTTCTGTGCTGCTGCAAGGAAAAGGGCGTATGTTCACAACCTCCCCATCCATGACAGATTTCCTCTTCTTCCGATTCCTCCTAAAACCATCCATGAAGCACTCCCATTAACAAGAAAGTGGTGGCCTTCCTGGGATACCAGGACACAGTTTAACTGCTTGCAAACTTGCATTGCTAGTGCAAAACTAACAGAGAGAATCAGGAAAGAGCTTGAAAATTATGATGACATACCATCTTTAAAGACACAACAGTATGTTCTTAATGAATGTCGAAAATGGAATTTAGTTTGGGTGGGACGACATAAAGTTGCTCCACTAGAACCAGATGAAATTGAAATGCTTCTAGGATTTCCTAGAGATCACACAAGAGGGGGTGGTATTAGCAGGACTGAAAGATACCGATCTCTTGGGAATTCATTTCAAGTAGATACAGTGGCTTACCATTTGTCAGTTCTGAAGGATATGTTTCCAAATGGTATAACACTTCTCTCACTGTTTTCCGGTATTGGGGGAGCTGAAGTTGCTCTCCACCGGTTGGGAATACATCTGAAGACGGTTGTTTCTGTGGAAATTTCAGAAGTAAATAGAAATTTACTAAAAAGTTGGTGGGAGCAGACAAACCAAACAGGGACTTTGATTGAGCTTGTTGATGTCCAACAGCTTAGCAGTGATAAGATTGAGCAGTTGATCAGCACTTTTGGTGGTTTTGATTTGGTAGTTGGTGGCAGTCCTTGTAATAACCTCACAGGAAGCAACCGTCACCATCGAGATGGGCTTGAGG ATTTGAACTCAGCATAA
- the LOC103978972 gene encoding DNA (cytosine-5)-methyltransferase DRM2 isoform X3, giving the protein MDWTSDNEVNEEFEWDSDDEPTAAANPPTLPSEDILGPSNKACDAGPSRPVLASHFMGMGFSEDMVLKAIKENGEGDSEAILETLLTYAAIEKSPGKLDHSPSDCSLASWGNNLDDDDDDLCDVDDFEDEEFNMDLSAEDKKLLTLVEMGFSTKEASAAIHRCGPNSSILELADSIHAAEIAEKFESHLEESTYTKDEPGNYIYGCSRGKKRGLAEETSSKKRRFLTENESSMISIPKPMVGYGIPNQRMPKICRKLPESAIGPPYFYYENVALAPKGVWETISRFLYDIEPEFVDSKYFCAAARKRAYVHNLPIHDRFPLLPIPPKTIHEALPLTRKWWPSWDTRTQFNCLQTCIASAKLTERIRKELENYDDIPSLKTQQYVLNECRKWNLVWVGRHKVAPLEPDEIEMLLGFPRDHTRGGGISRTERYRSLGNSFQVDTVAYHLSVLKDMFPNGITLLSLFSGIGGAEVALHRLGIHLKTVVSVEISEVNRNLLKSWWEQTNQTGTLIELVDVQQLSSDKIEQLISTFGGFDLVVGGSPCNNLTGSNRHHRDGLEGTHSSLFYDYFRILDLVKCIMGKNL; this is encoded by the exons ATG GACTGGACGAGTGATAACGAAGTTAACGAGGAGTTCGAGTGGGACAGCGACGACGAGCCGACGGCTGCAGCGAATCCTCCTACTCTGCCTTCTGAAGACATTCTTGGTCCATCCAACAAG GCTTGTGATGCTGGTCCTTCTCGCCCTGTGCTGGCTTCTCACTTTATGGGGATGGGATTTTCTGAAGATATGGTGTTGAAAGCCATCAAGGAAAACG GAGAAGGAGATTCTGAAGCTATACTAGAAACACTGCTTACATATGCG GCTATAGAAAAATCACCTGGAAAGCTTGATCATTCTCCTAGTGATTGTTCTTTAGCAAGCTGGGGAAACaacttggatgatgatgatgatgatctatGTGATGTTGATGACTTTGAAGATGAG GAGTTCAATATGGATCTTTCTGCAGAAGATAAGAAGTTGTTGACCCTAGTGGAGATGGGGTTTTCCACCAAAGAGGCATCTGCAGCCATTCATAGATGTG GTCCAAATTCTTCTATTTTGGAGCTAGCAGATTCCATACATGCTGCTGAGATAGCGGAAAAATTTGAGAGTCATTTGGAAGAATCAACTTACACCAAAGATGAG CCTGGAAATTATATTTATGGTTGTTCAAGAGGTAAGAAAAGGGGGCTTGCAGAGGAAACAAGCAGCAAAAAAAGACGTTTTTTAACTGAGAATGAGTCTTCTATGATCTCTATTCCCAAGCCAATGGTTGGATATGGCATTCCAAATCAAAGAATGCCTAAAATATGCAGAAAGCTACCTGAGTCAGCCATTGGTCCACCATATTTTTACTATGAGAATGTGGCCCTGGCACCAAAAGGAGTGTGGGAAACTATCTCACGCTTCTTATATGACATTGAGCCAGAATTTGTGGATTCAAAGTACTTCTGTGCTGCTGCAAGGAAAAGGGCGTATGTTCACAACCTCCCCATCCATGACAGATTTCCTCTTCTTCCGATTCCTCCTAAAACCATCCATGAAGCACTCCCATTAACAAGAAAGTGGTGGCCTTCCTGGGATACCAGGACACAGTTTAACTGCTTGCAAACTTGCATTGCTAGTGCAAAACTAACAGAGAGAATCAGGAAAGAGCTTGAAAATTATGATGACATACCATCTTTAAAGACACAACAGTATGTTCTTAATGAATGTCGAAAATGGAATTTAGTTTGGGTGGGACGACATAAAGTTGCTCCACTAGAACCAGATGAAATTGAAATGCTTCTAGGATTTCCTAGAGATCACACAAGAGGGGGTGGTATTAGCAGGACTGAAAGATACCGATCTCTTGGGAATTCATTTCAAGTAGATACAGTGGCTTACCATTTGTCAGTTCTGAAGGATATGTTTCCAAATGGTATAACACTTCTCTCACTGTTTTCCGGTATTGGGGGAGCTGAAGTTGCTCTCCACCGGTTGGGAATACATCTGAAGACGGTTGTTTCTGTGGAAATTTCAGAAGTAAATAGAAATTTACTAAAAAGTTGGTGGGAGCAGACAAACCAAACAGGGACTTTGATTGAGCTTGTTGATGTCCAACAGCTTAGCAGTGATAAGATTGAGCAGTTGATCAGCACTTTTGGTGGTTTTGATTTGGTAGTTGGTGGCAGTCCTTGTAATAACCTCACAGGAAGCAACCGTCACCATCGAGATGGGCTTGAGGGTACACATTCTTCTTTATTCTATGATTACTTCCGCATCCTGGACCTTGTTAAATGTATCATGGGGAAGAACCTTTGA
- the LOC103978972 gene encoding DNA (cytosine-5)-methyltransferase DRM2 isoform X2 produces MDWTSDNEVNEEFEWDSDDEPTAAANPPTLPSEDILGPSNKACDAGPSRPVLASHFMGMGFSEDMVLKAIKENGEGDSEAILETLLTYAAIEKSPGKLDHSPSDCSLASWGNNLDDDDDDLCDVDDFEDEEFNMDLSAEDKKLLTLVEMGFSTKEASAAIHRCGPNSSILELADSIHAAEIAEKFESHLEESTYTKDEPGNYIYGCSRGKKRGLAEETSSKKRRFLTENESSMISIPKPMVGYGIPNQRMPKICRKLPESAIGPPYFYYENVALAPKGVWETISRFLYDIEPEFVDSKYFCAAARKRAYVHNLPIHDRFPLLPIPPKTIHEALPLTRKWWPSWDTRTQFNCLQTCIASAKLTERIRKELENYDDIPSLKTQQYVLNECRKWNLVWVGRHKVAPLEPDEIEMLLGFPRDHTRGGGISRTERYRSLGNSFQVDTVAYHLSVLKDMFPNGITLLSLFSGIGGAEVALHRLGIHLKTVVSVEISEVNRNLLKSWWEQTNQTGTLIELVDVQQLSSDKIEQLISTFGGFDLVVGGSPCNNLTGSNRHHRDGLEELSILRFIPIRNGIIFSAKAASYSLMLNFVASIVTTRWLIIFVRAENVA; encoded by the exons ATG GACTGGACGAGTGATAACGAAGTTAACGAGGAGTTCGAGTGGGACAGCGACGACGAGCCGACGGCTGCAGCGAATCCTCCTACTCTGCCTTCTGAAGACATTCTTGGTCCATCCAACAAG GCTTGTGATGCTGGTCCTTCTCGCCCTGTGCTGGCTTCTCACTTTATGGGGATGGGATTTTCTGAAGATATGGTGTTGAAAGCCATCAAGGAAAACG GAGAAGGAGATTCTGAAGCTATACTAGAAACACTGCTTACATATGCG GCTATAGAAAAATCACCTGGAAAGCTTGATCATTCTCCTAGTGATTGTTCTTTAGCAAGCTGGGGAAACaacttggatgatgatgatgatgatctatGTGATGTTGATGACTTTGAAGATGAG GAGTTCAATATGGATCTTTCTGCAGAAGATAAGAAGTTGTTGACCCTAGTGGAGATGGGGTTTTCCACCAAAGAGGCATCTGCAGCCATTCATAGATGTG GTCCAAATTCTTCTATTTTGGAGCTAGCAGATTCCATACATGCTGCTGAGATAGCGGAAAAATTTGAGAGTCATTTGGAAGAATCAACTTACACCAAAGATGAG CCTGGAAATTATATTTATGGTTGTTCAAGAGGTAAGAAAAGGGGGCTTGCAGAGGAAACAAGCAGCAAAAAAAGACGTTTTTTAACTGAGAATGAGTCTTCTATGATCTCTATTCCCAAGCCAATGGTTGGATATGGCATTCCAAATCAAAGAATGCCTAAAATATGCAGAAAGCTACCTGAGTCAGCCATTGGTCCACCATATTTTTACTATGAGAATGTGGCCCTGGCACCAAAAGGAGTGTGGGAAACTATCTCACGCTTCTTATATGACATTGAGCCAGAATTTGTGGATTCAAAGTACTTCTGTGCTGCTGCAAGGAAAAGGGCGTATGTTCACAACCTCCCCATCCATGACAGATTTCCTCTTCTTCCGATTCCTCCTAAAACCATCCATGAAGCACTCCCATTAACAAGAAAGTGGTGGCCTTCCTGGGATACCAGGACACAGTTTAACTGCTTGCAAACTTGCATTGCTAGTGCAAAACTAACAGAGAGAATCAGGAAAGAGCTTGAAAATTATGATGACATACCATCTTTAAAGACACAACAGTATGTTCTTAATGAATGTCGAAAATGGAATTTAGTTTGGGTGGGACGACATAAAGTTGCTCCACTAGAACCAGATGAAATTGAAATGCTTCTAGGATTTCCTAGAGATCACACAAGAGGGGGTGGTATTAGCAGGACTGAAAGATACCGATCTCTTGGGAATTCATTTCAAGTAGATACAGTGGCTTACCATTTGTCAGTTCTGAAGGATATGTTTCCAAATGGTATAACACTTCTCTCACTGTTTTCCGGTATTGGGGGAGCTGAAGTTGCTCTCCACCGGTTGGGAATACATCTGAAGACGGTTGTTTCTGTGGAAATTTCAGAAGTAAATAGAAATTTACTAAAAAGTTGGTGGGAGCAGACAAACCAAACAGGGACTTTGATTGAGCTTGTTGATGTCCAACAGCTTAGCAGTGATAAGATTGAGCAGTTGATCAGCACTTTTGGTGGTTTTGATTTGGTAGTTGGTGGCAGTCCTTGTAATAACCTCACAGGAAGCAACCGTCACCATCGAGATGGGCTTGAGG
- the LOC103978971 gene encoding sucrose nonfermenting 4-like protein isoform X1 codes for MFSRGTEFSHDPATVLVPTRFVWPYGGRRVFLSGSFTGWSEHLPMSPVEGCPTVFQVICSLTPGLHQYKFYVDGEWRHDERQPFATGNYGIVNTIYITREPNPPPALLSPGTPNSRMSMDVDPETFQHVQGAASDGTVQDAALRISEADIKISCQRVSTFLSSHTAYDLLPDSGKVVALDVNLPVKQAFHILHEQGVSVAPLWDSIRGQFVGVISALDFILILRELGNRGSNLTEEELETHTISAWKDGKHQMYGQLDEHGRPLQRHIIHAGPYDSLKDVALKILQNKVSTVPIVHSTAHDGSFPQLLHLASLSGILRCICRHFRHSSSSLPILQQPICRIPLGTWVPRVGDQSGRPIVVLKPNASLGLVLSLLVQAEVSSIPIVDENESLVDTYSRSDITTLAKDTAYAQIHLDEMSIHQALQLGQDANSPYGIFNGQRCQMCLRSDPLHKVMERLANPGVRRVIIVEAGSKRVEGIISLGDVFRFLLG; via the exons ATGTTTTCTCGCGGCACAGAATTCTCTCACGACCCAGCGACTGTGCTAGTGCCAACACGGTTCGTATGGCCTTATGGTGGGAGAAGGGTCTTCCTTTCCGGCTCTTTTACAGG GTGGTCTGAACATTTACCTATGTCTCCTGTGGAGGGTTGTCCTACAGTGTTTCAGGTTATTTGCAGTCTGACTCCCGGGTTACATCAG TACAAATTTTATGTTGATGGTGAGTGGAGGCATGATGAGCGACAGCCTTTTGCCACAGGAAATTATGGGATAGTTAACACTATTTATATAACTAGGGAGCCTAATCCTCCGCCTGCATTACTAAGCCCTGGAACTCCTAATAGCAGAATGAGCATGGATGTAGACCCTGAAACTTTTCAGCATGTG CAGGGGGCAGCGTCAGATGGTACTGTTCAGGATGCTGCTCTTAGAATTTCAGAGGCAGATATAAAGATTTCCTGTCAGCGTGTTTCTACATTTTTGTCTTCACATACAGCTTATGATTTGCTTCCTGACTCTGGGAAG GTCGTTGCTCTTGATGTTAACTTGCCTGTGAAGCAGGCCTTTCACATCCTTCATGAACAG GGAGTTTCTGTGGCTCCATTATGGGACTCTATAAGGGGTCAATTTGTTGGAGTGATCAGTGCATTggattttattttaattctacgTGAG CTTGGAAATCGTGGCTCAAATCTAACAGAGGAAGAACTTGAGACACACACAATATCAGCTTGGAAAGATGGAAAGCATCAAATGTATGGGCAGTTAGATGAGCATGGGAGACCACTTCAAAGACACATAATACAT GCTGGTCCTTATGATTCCTTGAAAGATGTAGCTCTAAAAATTCTGCAAAATAAAGTTTCTACAGTTCCAATTGTCCATTCAACGGCTCATGATGGTTCATTTCCGCAATTGTTGCATCTTGCTTCTCTTTCTGGAATCTTAAGAT GTATTTGCAGGCACTTTAGACACTCTTCGAGTTCTTTACCAATTCTACAGCAACCGATTTGCAGAATTCCTTTGGGTACTTGGGTTCCACGAGTTGGGGATCAAAGTGGGCGTCCGATCGTTGTGTTAAAACCAAATGCATCACTTGGCTTGGTCCTTTCTTTATTGGTTCAAG CTGAAGTTAGTTCAATACCTATAGTTGATGAAAATGAATCTTTGGTGGATACATATTCCAGAAG TGACATCACAACTTTGGCTAAAGACACAGCTTATGCACAGATACACCTTGATGAAATGAGCATCCATCAG GCACTACAACTAGGGCAGGATGCAAATTCTCCATATGGAATTTTCAATGGTCAGAGATGCCAGATGTGCCTCCGCTCCGATCCTTTACATAAAGTGATGGAGAGATTAGCAAATCCTG GGGTGCGACGTGTTATCATTGTTGAGGCTGGAAGCAAGCGTGTGGAGGGAATCATTTCGCTTGGTGATGTATTTAGGTTCCTGCTTGGTTAG
- the LOC103978971 gene encoding sucrose nonfermenting 4-like protein isoform X2 has translation MFSRGTEFSHDPATVLVPTRFVWPYGGRRVFLSGSFTGWSEHLPMSPVEGCPTVFQVICSLTPGLHQYKFYVDGEWRHDERQPFATGNYGIVNTIYITREPNPPPALLSPGTPNSRMSMDVDPETFQHVGAASDGTVQDAALRISEADIKISCQRVSTFLSSHTAYDLLPDSGKVVALDVNLPVKQAFHILHEQGVSVAPLWDSIRGQFVGVISALDFILILRELGNRGSNLTEEELETHTISAWKDGKHQMYGQLDEHGRPLQRHIIHAGPYDSLKDVALKILQNKVSTVPIVHSTAHDGSFPQLLHLASLSGILRCICRHFRHSSSSLPILQQPICRIPLGTWVPRVGDQSGRPIVVLKPNASLGLVLSLLVQAEVSSIPIVDENESLVDTYSRSDITTLAKDTAYAQIHLDEMSIHQALQLGQDANSPYGIFNGQRCQMCLRSDPLHKVMERLANPGVRRVIIVEAGSKRVEGIISLGDVFRFLLG, from the exons ATGTTTTCTCGCGGCACAGAATTCTCTCACGACCCAGCGACTGTGCTAGTGCCAACACGGTTCGTATGGCCTTATGGTGGGAGAAGGGTCTTCCTTTCCGGCTCTTTTACAGG GTGGTCTGAACATTTACCTATGTCTCCTGTGGAGGGTTGTCCTACAGTGTTTCAGGTTATTTGCAGTCTGACTCCCGGGTTACATCAG TACAAATTTTATGTTGATGGTGAGTGGAGGCATGATGAGCGACAGCCTTTTGCCACAGGAAATTATGGGATAGTTAACACTATTTATATAACTAGGGAGCCTAATCCTCCGCCTGCATTACTAAGCCCTGGAACTCCTAATAGCAGAATGAGCATGGATGTAGACCCTGAAACTTTTCAGCATGTG GGGGCAGCGTCAGATGGTACTGTTCAGGATGCTGCTCTTAGAATTTCAGAGGCAGATATAAAGATTTCCTGTCAGCGTGTTTCTACATTTTTGTCTTCACATACAGCTTATGATTTGCTTCCTGACTCTGGGAAG GTCGTTGCTCTTGATGTTAACTTGCCTGTGAAGCAGGCCTTTCACATCCTTCATGAACAG GGAGTTTCTGTGGCTCCATTATGGGACTCTATAAGGGGTCAATTTGTTGGAGTGATCAGTGCATTggattttattttaattctacgTGAG CTTGGAAATCGTGGCTCAAATCTAACAGAGGAAGAACTTGAGACACACACAATATCAGCTTGGAAAGATGGAAAGCATCAAATGTATGGGCAGTTAGATGAGCATGGGAGACCACTTCAAAGACACATAATACAT GCTGGTCCTTATGATTCCTTGAAAGATGTAGCTCTAAAAATTCTGCAAAATAAAGTTTCTACAGTTCCAATTGTCCATTCAACGGCTCATGATGGTTCATTTCCGCAATTGTTGCATCTTGCTTCTCTTTCTGGAATCTTAAGAT GTATTTGCAGGCACTTTAGACACTCTTCGAGTTCTTTACCAATTCTACAGCAACCGATTTGCAGAATTCCTTTGGGTACTTGGGTTCCACGAGTTGGGGATCAAAGTGGGCGTCCGATCGTTGTGTTAAAACCAAATGCATCACTTGGCTTGGTCCTTTCTTTATTGGTTCAAG CTGAAGTTAGTTCAATACCTATAGTTGATGAAAATGAATCTTTGGTGGATACATATTCCAGAAG TGACATCACAACTTTGGCTAAAGACACAGCTTATGCACAGATACACCTTGATGAAATGAGCATCCATCAG GCACTACAACTAGGGCAGGATGCAAATTCTCCATATGGAATTTTCAATGGTCAGAGATGCCAGATGTGCCTCCGCTCCGATCCTTTACATAAAGTGATGGAGAGATTAGCAAATCCTG GGGTGCGACGTGTTATCATTGTTGAGGCTGGAAGCAAGCGTGTGGAGGGAATCATTTCGCTTGGTGATGTATTTAGGTTCCTGCTTGGTTAG